From one Drosophila subpulchrella strain 33 F10 #4 breed RU33 chromosome 3L, RU_Dsub_v1.1 Primary Assembly, whole genome shotgun sequence genomic stretch:
- the LOC119554796 gene encoding ankyrin repeat and death domain-containing protein 1A codes for MAAATNNDSSTSGVEAKEEVEMSMSMPMSSPMSMAMVLARSTPMAMPSASASKGIMITPPPPAMPPTPTSSPNTHGEWPHMNINLNLNLNLNMSSNTSANASFQLSRDRGEHFALPHLPPLPLNPNAPNAEYLPSLIHPSTLPSGSKSFKMRPRMQRLKHSYSYSNIMVQSNGRKLRTAASTCNIELLNRILEGGANPNAADEYNRSPLHLAACRGYIPIVQQLLKYGANPNVVDSLGNTPLHLAVISASSNNFNIVVGVLLQGGASVHMYDRSNKSPLELAEAKLRLLRNRYDHPTPETAKILEDMCMLTTLILRYMVKQQRELEDLSALEKRLQNLSTSDDQEQVVSQTADELLASVERLSINNK; via the coding sequence ATGGCTGCGGCCACCAACAACGATTCCTCCACCTCCGGCGTGGAGGCCAAGGAGGAGGTGGAGATGTCGATGTCGATGCCGATGTCGTCGCCCATGTCGATGGCCATGGTCCTGGCCAGATCGACGCCGATGGCCATGCCCTCTGCCAGCGCCTCCAAGGGTATTATGAtaacgccgccgccgccggcGATGCCGCCCACGCCCACCTCGTCGCCGAATACGCACGGCGAGTGGCCCCACATGAACATCAACCTCAACCTGAACCTTAACCTGAACATGAGTTCAAACACCAGCGCGAATGCATCATTCCAGCTGAGCAGAGACCGGGGCGAGCACTTCGCCCTGCCGCATCTGCCGCCCCTGCCGCTGAATCCCAATGCCCCCAATGCCGAGTATCTGCCCAGCCTGATCCATCCGAGCACTCTGCCCTCGGGCAGCAAGAGCTTCAAGATGCGTCCGCGTATGCAGCGGCTGAAGCACTCCTACAGCTACAGCAACATAATGGTCCAGTCGAATGGCCGCAAGCTGCGCACAGCCGCCTCCACCTGCAACATCGAGCTGCTCAACCGCATCCTGGAGGGTGGGGCCAATCCGAATGCCGCCGATGAGTACAATCGCAGTCCCCTGCATCTGGCCGCCTGCCGTGGCTACATACCCATTGTCCAGCAGCTTCTGAAGTACGGAGCCAATCCGAATGTGGTCGACTCGCTGGGGAATACACCGCTCCATTTGGCTGTGATCTCGGCCAGCTCCAACAACTTCAACATTGTGGTGGGTGTGCTGCTGCAGGGCGGAGCCAGTGTCCATATGTACGACCGCAGCAACAAATCACCGCTGGAGTTGGCCGAGGCCAAGCTAAGATTGCTCCGCAATCGCTACGATCATCCCACGCCGGAGACGGCCAAGATCCTGGAGGACATGTGCATGCTGACCACGCTGATCTTGCGCTACATGGTGAAGCAGCAGCGCGAGCTGGAGGATCTCTCTGCGCTGGAGAAGCGCCTGCAGAACCTGAGCACCAGCGATGACCAGGAGCAGGTCGTGTCCCAGACCGCAGACGAGCTGCTTGCCAGCGTCGAGCGGCTGTCCATCAACAACAAGTAG
- the LOC119553175 gene encoding GTPase-activating protein isoform X1, whose product MLLKKKRYMYDERDGTIDSLVAVEPSSNNNKMADTREVRIEEQLKVKIGEAKNLSSRNAANTSCSTQGTRDVYCTIALDQEEICRTPTIERTLTPFFGEEHQFKIPRRFRYLSIYLWDRDMKQDKPIGKIAIKREELHMYNHKDHWFSLRPVDQDSEVQGMANVEVSFAEAPHTQSLSESIDLGQHTMAHHQHLPHHQHHSHQQRAHLNDYKENSELSNIQRAAASSSAAMTLKTRAAGLFGHVHHPPSQTQHFPTINTTSTSSDQLANWKSHGRFVGVTIKVPACVDLAKKQGTCDPFVICTANYSNKQQVTRRTKQRKKTVDPEFDEAMYFDLHIDAEAGSTNTTASNKSTGSLESSANKGYAIYPLGGADLVEIVVSIWHDAHGAMSDKVFLGEVRLPMLNKQEQQAVSPSAWYYLQPRSMTHSCRSLNATPRSCATPPGTRLSVDSTIGSLRLNLNYTADHVFPLATYDDLMNLLLESVDQRPITVSAVSILGELVSGKTEVAQPLVRLFTHTERIAPIIKALADHEISNLTDPTTIFRGNTLVSKMMDEAMRLSGLHYLHQTLRPVLSQIVAEKKPCEIDPSKIRDRSAVDTNLHNLQDYVERVFEAITKSADRCPKVLCQIFHDLRECAGKHFPSNREVRYSVVSGFIFLRFFAPAILGPKLFDLTTERLDAQTSRTLTLISKTIQSLGNLVSSRSSQQTCKEEFTVELYKKFCTEQHVDAVKHFLEVISTPSQAGSGVHPAAAAAPLEPVLLKEGEGMMTKYPTSRKRFGRQFKQRYFRLTTHSLSYAKSKGKQPICDIPLQEIASVEQLKDKSFKMQNCFKIVHNDRSLIVQTTNCVEEREWFDLLHKVCLMNSIRMQYFHPSAFVSGTYSCCGRSDENSPGCKNVSEKEMDYFQMDLVTALDPPLDLQRIHTLIMSNMSVLESLLDPLNYHQHLPQTQQQHNPLVPLATDLQKHSPQAFAEFKRTIEKLREKAYAIDRDHRDYKQGITRQLKYGSRQAPIGDDNYWHMMRAAGQLNQQHHQQQQHQQQQQQQLQLQQFQPQPVLPQMQNVRAYPYQPATSNMNAYYLHNLQHQQQRLHLQQQQQQQHQPLQQQQSQFQPLRSHQLQRHNNNLNNNNCGNASSSSPSSTTSSVVAAPPSTTSSSQPAPPIY is encoded by the exons ATGCTGCTGAAGAAGAAGCGCTATATGTACGACGAGCGAGACGGCACCATTGACTCGCTCGTCGCCGTCGAGccaagcagcaacaacaacaaaatggcCGATACACGCGAAGTGCGCATTGAAGAgcaattaaaagtgaaaattg GCGAGGCAAAGAATCTGAGCAGTCGCAATGCGGCCAACACAAGCTGCAGCACACAGGGCACCCGCGATGTCTACTGCACAATTGCATTGGACCAGGAGGAGATCTGCCGCACACCCACCATCGAACGCACACTAACGCCATTCTTCGGCGAGGAGCACCAGTTCAAGATCCCGCGTCGCTTCCGCTATCTGTCCATCTACCTGTGGGATCGGGACATGAAGCAGGATAAGCCCATTGGCAAGATAGCAATTAAGCGGGAGGAGCTGCACATGTACAATCACAAGGACCATTGGTTCTCGCTGCGGCCAGTGGACCAGGACTCAGAGGTTCAGGGCATGGCCAATGTGGAGGTGTCATTTGCGGAAGCCCCACATACGCAGTCTCTGTCGGAGAGCATCGATCTGGGCCAGCACACAATGGCGCACCACCAGCACCTGCCACACCATCAACACCACAGCCACCAGCAGCGGGCGCATCTGAACGATTACAAGGAGAACAGCGAACTGAGCAATATACAGCGGGCGGCGGCTTCATCTTCGGCGGCCATGACCCTGAAGACCCGAGCCGCCGGTCTATTTGGTCACGTTCATCATCCTCCATCGCAGACACAGCACTTCCCCACGATCAACACCACATCCACATCTTCAGATCAGCTGGCCAATTGGAAATCACATGGACGATTCGTTGGCGTGACCATCAAGGTGCCCGCCTGTGTGGACCTGGCCAAGAAGCAGGGCACCTGCGATCCATTTGTGATCTGCACCGCCAACTACAGCAACAAACAGCAGGTGACGCGTCGAACCAAACAGCGCAAAAAGACCGTGGATCCGGAGTTTGACGAGGCCATGTACTTTGATCTTCACATCGATGCGGAAgcgggaagtacaaacaccacTGCTAGTAACAAGAGTACCGGTTCCCTGGAATCGTCTGCCAACAAGGGATATGCTATTTACCCGCTGGGCGGAGCGGATCTGGTGGAGATTGTGGTGAGCATTTGGCACGATGCACATGGAGCGATGTCCGATAAAGTGTTCCTCGGCGAAGTGCGGCTGCCAATGCTGAAtaagcaggagcagcaggcgGTTTCTCCATCGGCCTGGTATTATCTGCAACCGCGCTCCATGACGCACAGTTGCCGCTCGCTAAACGCCACACCCCGCTcatgtgccacgcccccggGAACGAGATTAAGCGTGGACTCGACCATCGGATCGCTGCGCTTGAATCTGAACTACACCGCCGATCATGTCTTCCCGCTGGCCACCTACGATGATCTGATGAACCTGCTCCTGGAGTCGGTGGATCAGCGACCAATCACCGTGTCAGCTGTGTCGATCCTGGGCGAGCTGGTCTCGGGCAAGACGGAGGTGGCCCAGCCGCTGGTGCGACTCTTCACGCACACGGAGCGCATTGCACCGATCATCAAGGCGCTGGCGGACCACGAGATCTCAAACCTGACGGATCCCACCACCATCTTTCGGGGCAACACATTGGTCTCCAAAATGATGGACGAGGCTATGCGGCTGTCTGGGCTGCATTACCTTCATCAGACCTTGCGTCCCGTCTTGTCGCAGATCGTTGCCGAAAAGAAACCATGTGAGATCGATCCCAGCAAGATAAGGGATCGCTCGGCGGTGGACACGAATCTGCACAACCTGCAGGATTATGTGGAGCGGGTTTTCGAGGCGATCACAAAGAGTGCCGATCGCTGTCCCAAGGTCCTGTGCCAGATCTTTCACGATCTGCGCGAGTGTGCGGGCAAGCATTTCCCCAGCAATCGAGAGGTGCGCTACTCCGTGGTGTCTGGCTTCATCTTCCTGCGCTTCTTTGCTCCGGCCATCCTGGGGCCGAAGCTCTTCGATTTGACCACCGAGCGACTG GATGCCCAGACGAGCCGCACTCTGACCCTGATCTCCAAGACGATCCAATCGCTGGGTAACCTGGTCAGCTCCCGGTCGTCGCAGCAGACATGCAAGGAGGAGTTCACCGTCGAGCTGTACAAGAAGTTCTGCACGGAGCAGCATGTGGATGCGGTTAAGCACTTCCTGGAGGTGATCTCGACGCCCAGCCAGGCGGGCAGCGGCGTTCAtccggcggcggcggcagcgccACTGGAACCAGTATTACTTAAAGAGGG CGAGGG CATGATGACCAAGTACCCCACATCCCGGAAGCGCTTCGGCCGGCAGTTCAAGCAGCGCTACTTCCGCCTCACCACCCACTCGCTCAGCTACGCCAAGTCGAAGGGCAAACAACCCATCTGTGATATACCGCTCCAGGAGATCGCCAGCGTGGAGCAGCTGAAGGACAAGAGCTTCAAAATGCAGAACTGCTTTAAG ATTGTGCACAACGATCGCTCGCTGATTGTGCAGACCACGAACTGCGTGGAGGAGCGCGAGTGGTTCGACCTGCTGCACAAGGTCTGTCTGATGAACTCCATCCGGATGCAGTACTTCCATCCCTCGGCCTTTGTCAGTGGCACCTACAGCTGCTGCGGCCGCTCGGATGAGAACTCCCCTGGCTGCAAGAATGTGTCGGAAAAGGAGATGGACTACTTCCAGATGGATTTGGTAACGGCCCTGGACCCACCGCTCGATCTGCAGCGCATCCACACGCTGATCATGTCCAACATGAGTGTGCTGGAGTCGCTGCTCGATCCGCTCAACTACCATCAGCATCTGCCGCAGACACAACAACAGCACAATCCTCTAGTGCCGCTGGCCACCGATCTGCAGAAGCATTCACCGCAGGCCTTTGCGGAGTTCAAGCGAACGATCGAGAAACTGAGAGAGAAGGCATATGCCATCGATCGGGATCATCGGGACTACAAGCAGGGCATTACGCGGCAGCTAAAGTACGGCAGCAGACAGGCTCCGATTGGCGATGACAACTATTGGCATATGATGCGAGCCGCCGGACAGTTGAACCagcagcatcatcagcagcagcaacaccaacagcagcagcagcagcagctgcaactTCAGCAGTTCCAGCCGCAGCCTGTGCTGCCGCAAATGCAGAATGTTCGGGCGTATCCCTATCAGCCAGCCACGAGCAATATGAACGCCTACTATCTGCACAACttgcagcatcagcagcagagATTGCacttgcagcagcagcagcaacagcaacatcagccgctgcagcagcaacagtcgCAGTTTCAGCCCCTGCGCAGCCACCAATTGCAGCGCCACAATAACAACttgaacaacaacaactgcgGCAATGCCTCATCTTCCAGCCCATCGTCAACGACCTCGAGTGTGGTGGCTGCACCACCCAGCACCACCTCGTCATCGCAGCCAGCGCCGCCGATTTATTAG
- the LOC119553175 gene encoding GTPase-activating protein isoform X2: protein MLLKKKRYMYDERDGTIDSLVAVEPSSNNNKMADTREVRIEEQLKVKIGEAKNLSSRNAANTSCSTQGTRDVYCTIALDQEEICRTPTIERTLTPFFGEEHQFKIPRRFRYLSIYLWDRDMKQDKPIGKIAIKREELHMYNHKDHWFSLRPVDQDSEVQGMANVEVSFAEAPHTQSLSESIDLGQHTMAHHQHLPHHQHHSHQQRAHLNDYKENSELSNIQRAAASSSAAMTLKTRAAGLFGHVHHPPSQTQHFPTINTTSTSSDQLANWKSHGRFVGVTIKVPACVDLAKKQGTCDPFVICTANYSNKQQVTRRTKQRKKTVDPEFDEAMYFDLHIDAEAGSTNTTASNKSTGSLESSANKGYAIYPLGGADLVEIVVSIWHDAHGAMSDKVFLGEVRLPMLNKQEQQAVSPSAWYYLQPRSMTHSCRSLNATPRSCATPPGTRLSVDSTIGSLRLNLNYTADHVFPLATYDDLMNLLLESVDQRPITVSAVSILGELVSGKTEVAQPLVRLFTHTERIAPIIKALADHEISNLTDPTTIFRGNTLVSKMMDEAMRLSGLHYLHQTLRPVLSQIVAEKKPCEIDPSKIRDRSAVDTNLHNLQDYVERVFEAITKSADRCPKVLCQIFHDLRECAGKHFPSNREVRYSVVSGFIFLRFFAPAILGPKLFDLTTERLDAQTSRTLTLISKTIQSLGNLVSSRSSQQTCKEEFTVELYKKFCTEQHVDAVKHFLEVISTPSQAGSGVHPAAAAAPLEPVLLKEGMMTKYPTSRKRFGRQFKQRYFRLTTHSLSYAKSKGKQPICDIPLQEIASVEQLKDKSFKMQNCFKIVHNDRSLIVQTTNCVEEREWFDLLHKVCLMNSIRMQYFHPSAFVSGTYSCCGRSDENSPGCKNVSEKEMDYFQMDLVTALDPPLDLQRIHTLIMSNMSVLESLLDPLNYHQHLPQTQQQHNPLVPLATDLQKHSPQAFAEFKRTIEKLREKAYAIDRDHRDYKQGITRQLKYGSRQAPIGDDNYWHMMRAAGQLNQQHHQQQQHQQQQQQQLQLQQFQPQPVLPQMQNVRAYPYQPATSNMNAYYLHNLQHQQQRLHLQQQQQQQHQPLQQQQSQFQPLRSHQLQRHNNNLNNNNCGNASSSSPSSTTSSVVAAPPSTTSSSQPAPPIY, encoded by the exons ATGCTGCTGAAGAAGAAGCGCTATATGTACGACGAGCGAGACGGCACCATTGACTCGCTCGTCGCCGTCGAGccaagcagcaacaacaacaaaatggcCGATACACGCGAAGTGCGCATTGAAGAgcaattaaaagtgaaaattg GCGAGGCAAAGAATCTGAGCAGTCGCAATGCGGCCAACACAAGCTGCAGCACACAGGGCACCCGCGATGTCTACTGCACAATTGCATTGGACCAGGAGGAGATCTGCCGCACACCCACCATCGAACGCACACTAACGCCATTCTTCGGCGAGGAGCACCAGTTCAAGATCCCGCGTCGCTTCCGCTATCTGTCCATCTACCTGTGGGATCGGGACATGAAGCAGGATAAGCCCATTGGCAAGATAGCAATTAAGCGGGAGGAGCTGCACATGTACAATCACAAGGACCATTGGTTCTCGCTGCGGCCAGTGGACCAGGACTCAGAGGTTCAGGGCATGGCCAATGTGGAGGTGTCATTTGCGGAAGCCCCACATACGCAGTCTCTGTCGGAGAGCATCGATCTGGGCCAGCACACAATGGCGCACCACCAGCACCTGCCACACCATCAACACCACAGCCACCAGCAGCGGGCGCATCTGAACGATTACAAGGAGAACAGCGAACTGAGCAATATACAGCGGGCGGCGGCTTCATCTTCGGCGGCCATGACCCTGAAGACCCGAGCCGCCGGTCTATTTGGTCACGTTCATCATCCTCCATCGCAGACACAGCACTTCCCCACGATCAACACCACATCCACATCTTCAGATCAGCTGGCCAATTGGAAATCACATGGACGATTCGTTGGCGTGACCATCAAGGTGCCCGCCTGTGTGGACCTGGCCAAGAAGCAGGGCACCTGCGATCCATTTGTGATCTGCACCGCCAACTACAGCAACAAACAGCAGGTGACGCGTCGAACCAAACAGCGCAAAAAGACCGTGGATCCGGAGTTTGACGAGGCCATGTACTTTGATCTTCACATCGATGCGGAAgcgggaagtacaaacaccacTGCTAGTAACAAGAGTACCGGTTCCCTGGAATCGTCTGCCAACAAGGGATATGCTATTTACCCGCTGGGCGGAGCGGATCTGGTGGAGATTGTGGTGAGCATTTGGCACGATGCACATGGAGCGATGTCCGATAAAGTGTTCCTCGGCGAAGTGCGGCTGCCAATGCTGAAtaagcaggagcagcaggcgGTTTCTCCATCGGCCTGGTATTATCTGCAACCGCGCTCCATGACGCACAGTTGCCGCTCGCTAAACGCCACACCCCGCTcatgtgccacgcccccggGAACGAGATTAAGCGTGGACTCGACCATCGGATCGCTGCGCTTGAATCTGAACTACACCGCCGATCATGTCTTCCCGCTGGCCACCTACGATGATCTGATGAACCTGCTCCTGGAGTCGGTGGATCAGCGACCAATCACCGTGTCAGCTGTGTCGATCCTGGGCGAGCTGGTCTCGGGCAAGACGGAGGTGGCCCAGCCGCTGGTGCGACTCTTCACGCACACGGAGCGCATTGCACCGATCATCAAGGCGCTGGCGGACCACGAGATCTCAAACCTGACGGATCCCACCACCATCTTTCGGGGCAACACATTGGTCTCCAAAATGATGGACGAGGCTATGCGGCTGTCTGGGCTGCATTACCTTCATCAGACCTTGCGTCCCGTCTTGTCGCAGATCGTTGCCGAAAAGAAACCATGTGAGATCGATCCCAGCAAGATAAGGGATCGCTCGGCGGTGGACACGAATCTGCACAACCTGCAGGATTATGTGGAGCGGGTTTTCGAGGCGATCACAAAGAGTGCCGATCGCTGTCCCAAGGTCCTGTGCCAGATCTTTCACGATCTGCGCGAGTGTGCGGGCAAGCATTTCCCCAGCAATCGAGAGGTGCGCTACTCCGTGGTGTCTGGCTTCATCTTCCTGCGCTTCTTTGCTCCGGCCATCCTGGGGCCGAAGCTCTTCGATTTGACCACCGAGCGACTG GATGCCCAGACGAGCCGCACTCTGACCCTGATCTCCAAGACGATCCAATCGCTGGGTAACCTGGTCAGCTCCCGGTCGTCGCAGCAGACATGCAAGGAGGAGTTCACCGTCGAGCTGTACAAGAAGTTCTGCACGGAGCAGCATGTGGATGCGGTTAAGCACTTCCTGGAGGTGATCTCGACGCCCAGCCAGGCGGGCAGCGGCGTTCAtccggcggcggcggcagcgccACTGGAACCAGTATTACTTAAAGAGGG CATGATGACCAAGTACCCCACATCCCGGAAGCGCTTCGGCCGGCAGTTCAAGCAGCGCTACTTCCGCCTCACCACCCACTCGCTCAGCTACGCCAAGTCGAAGGGCAAACAACCCATCTGTGATATACCGCTCCAGGAGATCGCCAGCGTGGAGCAGCTGAAGGACAAGAGCTTCAAAATGCAGAACTGCTTTAAG ATTGTGCACAACGATCGCTCGCTGATTGTGCAGACCACGAACTGCGTGGAGGAGCGCGAGTGGTTCGACCTGCTGCACAAGGTCTGTCTGATGAACTCCATCCGGATGCAGTACTTCCATCCCTCGGCCTTTGTCAGTGGCACCTACAGCTGCTGCGGCCGCTCGGATGAGAACTCCCCTGGCTGCAAGAATGTGTCGGAAAAGGAGATGGACTACTTCCAGATGGATTTGGTAACGGCCCTGGACCCACCGCTCGATCTGCAGCGCATCCACACGCTGATCATGTCCAACATGAGTGTGCTGGAGTCGCTGCTCGATCCGCTCAACTACCATCAGCATCTGCCGCAGACACAACAACAGCACAATCCTCTAGTGCCGCTGGCCACCGATCTGCAGAAGCATTCACCGCAGGCCTTTGCGGAGTTCAAGCGAACGATCGAGAAACTGAGAGAGAAGGCATATGCCATCGATCGGGATCATCGGGACTACAAGCAGGGCATTACGCGGCAGCTAAAGTACGGCAGCAGACAGGCTCCGATTGGCGATGACAACTATTGGCATATGATGCGAGCCGCCGGACAGTTGAACCagcagcatcatcagcagcagcaacaccaacagcagcagcagcagcagctgcaactTCAGCAGTTCCAGCCGCAGCCTGTGCTGCCGCAAATGCAGAATGTTCGGGCGTATCCCTATCAGCCAGCCACGAGCAATATGAACGCCTACTATCTGCACAACttgcagcatcagcagcagagATTGCacttgcagcagcagcagcaacagcaacatcagccgctgcagcagcaacagtcgCAGTTTCAGCCCCTGCGCAGCCACCAATTGCAGCGCCACAATAACAACttgaacaacaacaactgcgGCAATGCCTCATCTTCCAGCCCATCGTCAACGACCTCGAGTGTGGTGGCTGCACCACCCAGCACCACCTCGTCATCGCAGCCAGCGCCGCCGATTTATTAG